The Sorex araneus isolate mSorAra2 chromosome 5, mSorAra2.pri, whole genome shotgun sequence genome has a segment encoding these proteins:
- the LOC129405023 gene encoding translation initiation factor IF-2-like, which yields MAPGAREAATRPLGAPDTPESPAAPGSAPRQPGAESARGVVTATTTFKNSRGKTNTARQPPRRPEGRRVSGGPLGPRRGEECPVPGKGSGARWAAGRAGRSAEFRAFLEPSATGGARGEPRGRLRPPPRELLRRAWRRRAARGPREKRERKRSALGWLVPLAFGGTTRGGAEPASGRARLLAALLGPRESVQGRVSEAGGPGFGQAPASAASGAGDPARSSGLKPAGGASEAGSGGWSDADAAGDAEGAEAAPATGLFAPHTQAVVKVPCISYPSTTNTRESVGWI from the exons ATGGCGCCGGGAGCCCGCGAGGCCGCAACCCGTCCGCTCGGCGCCCCTGACACCCCCGAGTCTCCGGCAGCTCCCGGCTCTGCGCCCCGGCAGCCAGGCGCGGAGTCGGCTCGGGGCGTGGTTACCGCCACCACGACGTTCAAAAACTCCCGCGGGAAAACAAATACCGCGAGACAGCCGCCACGGCGTCCGGAG GGGCGCCGCGTGTCCGGGGGACCCCTGGGGCCCCGCCGAGGGGAGGAGTGCCCGGTCCCGGGGAAGGGGAGCGGGGCGCGCTgggccgcgggccgggcgggccggagCGCCGAGTTCCGGGCGTTTCTCGAGCCGTCGGCGacggggggcgcgcggggagaGCCGCGGGGCCGTCTCCGCCCACCTCCCCGCGAACTCCTGAGGCGCGCGTGGCGGCGCCGAGCGGCTCGGGGTCCGAGAGAGAAGCGAGAGCGGAAAAGGAGCGCGCTGGGTTGGCTTGTTCCCTTGGCGTTTGGGGGCACCACAcggggcggggccgagccggCGTCGGGGCGTGCGAGGCTCTTGGCTGCACTGTTGGGGCCCCGCGAAAGTGTGCAGGGTCGAGTTTCAGAAGCGGGGGGCCCGGGGTTCGGGCAGGCACCGGCTTCTGCCGCCTCTGGAGCCGGGGACCCGGCGCGGAGCTCGGGCCTGAAGCCTGCGGGGGGAGCCTCGGAGGCCGGAAGTGGAGGTTGGAGTGATGCTGATGCTGCAGGTGATGCAGAAGGTGCAGAAGCAGCGCCTGCGACGGGTCTGTTTGCTCCCCATACCCAG GCCGTTGTAAAGGTCCCTTGCATCTCTTACCCATCGACAACTAATACAAGGGAATCTGTCGGGTGGATTTGA